The sequence taggaggcagggagggagactgggggggagggaagggggatgggacaggaaggAGAATTTAGGGGAGCGGCAGAGAGGCTGTGGTGAACAGAGAACAGTGTGGGGATCACGAGGAAGACTGAAATGTGGGGAAAGGATCAGACCCCTAGCTTGGCAAACTGGGTAGAATGTTGGGGCACAAAAATAACTCACACAGGGTCCCAAATAttttcacccctccctcaccctgcattagatacatcgaggtaaatgccaagattttcagcaatgactagtgattttgggtgcctaactgagaccctttaaaggggcctgatcagaaagtgggagcacccggcctctgaacatcagacacccaaaaatcactaatcacttgtggaaaacattaaaagtaacaacagctacagaaaggttagtaaccattttttcttcttcaactgtTTGCACATGTCCCTTCCACGTTCGGGGACTTCCAAGCAATACCGtaagaggtgggctcggagttcatggaCACATGGATTACAACACTGCCCAGCCAAACCCAGTGTCATCTCTCACTTGGTGGGTAATGGCGTAGTTGGAAGAAAAAGTATGTATTGAGGCCCAGgtcgctgctctgcaaatgtcctggatcaggcCTGGGCCATGAACGCCACTAAGGAAGCTTGTGCTCTCACAGAATGGGCCGCAaggaaggcaggtggtgggacACCTGCCTGCCCGTAGCACATGTGAATGCACAATATAATCCACAATGAAATTTGAGCCAAAAGGGGTAGGGTTTTCATCCTATCAGAGCGGTGTGGATTTATGGATCAGCTTAGGACACCTGCCTAAcatccagagggtggagatgtcattcctccctattcttgtgcggcttgaggaagggaatgggcaggaaaataccctgattactatgaaactccaagattacctttgggaggaacacgGGGTGGGGGCAACGTTGTACCTTGTCGCAGTAGCGTAGCCGGGTTgggggggagcggccgctcccccactgagcagaagCTGCGCCTTTTTTGTGCTCCGACGCCTTTTGCTCCTGCGCTGCTGCCGGAGTGGagcatttttttttgctcccagcgCCTTTTTTTCTCCCGACACTTTTTGCTCCCGGTGCCTTTTTTTAGCTCCGCTCCCCGTGCTcttaacctggctacgccactgccttgTCGTTAAAGAACACTGTATATGGAGGTTTTGACATAAGAGCTCTAATCTCCAAGACCCTCCTGACTGAGGTAATTGCTACCAGAAAGGCGACCTTCTAGGAAAGGTCCAACAGAGAGCACAatgctagaggctcaaagggaggccccgtgAGCTCTGACAGGACCAGGTTTAAGTCTCCCAGggggatgttgtcaaggctgattccccactctggcatttcgagtgcagaaggtgggagcctgcaaggactcgaaaaattaatactggccactccagcctggtaatgctgccaccacccaagtgaaaatctgccttttgccaatccagaagaactctcttgggaagtttttctggggcccctcggcttttccaccccttctttgggaaagccaagaaaggaaacaaaagaaaaggagaacccagcggttgtattagctgattaatatatgcacaacctctttacctcataagacacagaaatccagtcatgttcttacaaaaaggaaattttatttaaaaacaagaaagaaaacacccttggaaaacttaggttattgctagatcttaaaagagcaactgcaaggattaatcaccaagagtagctttcttgggatccagtttaaaggttacaacaaaacaaaagcacgtggggttagcacacaggaatccacaagccataaaaaaaGATCGGCCTAATGGTGTCTACCTGAACATTTCTTGTTCTacttctgtcataaatataaagggacgggggagagggtctgatgcagtgctataaaatcctcttaccagtaaagggttaagaaattcaggtagccagactgacacctgacctggctggcatctgaccaacaaggggacaagatactttcaaatcttgggaggggggaagactttgtgtgtggctctttgtctgagtcagaaaaaagaagaacaggaggacttgtggcaccttagagactaacaaatttattagagcataagctttcgtggactacagcccacttcttcggatgcatatagaatggaacatatattgaggagatatatatacacacatacagagagcataaacaggtgggagttgtcttaccacctctgagaggcaaattaattaagagaaaaaaaacttttgaagtgataatcaagctagcccagtacagacagacagttagataacaagtgtgagaatacttacaaggggagatagattcaatgtttgtaatggctcaaccattcccagtccttattcaaaccggagttgattgtgtctagtttgcatatcaattctagctcagcagtttctcgttggagtctgtttttgaagtttttctgttgtaatatagccacccgcaggtctgtcactgaatgaccagacaggttaaagtgttctcccactggtttttgagtattttgattcctgatgtcagatttgtgtccattaattcttttgcgtagagactgtccggtttggccaatgtacatggcagaggggcattgctggcacatgatggcatatatcacattggtagatgtgcaggtgaacgagcccctgatggtatggctgatgtgattaggtcctatgatgatgtcactggaatagatatgtggacagagttgacatcggggtttgttacaaggataggttcctgggttagtggttttgttcagtgatgtgtggttgctggtgagtatttgctttaggttggggggttgtctgtaagtgaggacaggtctgtctcccaagatctgtgagagtaaaggatcatctttcaggataggttgtagatctctgatgatgcgctggagaggttttagttgggggctgaaggtgacagctagtggtgttctgttattttctttgttgggcctgtcttgtaggaggtgacttctgggtactcgtctggctctgtcaatctgttttttcacttcagcaggtgggtattgtagttttaagaatgcttgatagagatcttgtaggtgcttgtctctatccgagggattggagcaaatgcggttatatcttagagcttggctgtagacaatggatcgtgtggtgtgtcctggatggaagctggaggcatgtaggtaagtgtagcggtcagtaggtttccggtatagggtggtatttatgtgaccatcgcttattagcacagtagcgtccaggaaatggaccgcttgtgtggattgatctaggctgaggttgatggtgggatggaaattattgaaatcatggtgaaattcctcaagggcttcttttccatgggtccagatgatgaagatgtcatcaatgtagcgcaagtagagtaggggcgttaggggacgagagctaaggaagcgttgttctaagtcagccataaaaatgttggcatattgtggggccatgcgggtacccatagcagtgccgctgacttgaaggtatatattgtccccaaatgtgaaatagttgtgggtgaggacaaaatcacaaagttcagccaccaggttagctgtgacattatcagggatactgttcctgatagcttgtagtccatctttgtgtggaatattggtgtagagggcttctacgtccatagtggccaggatggtgttttctggaagatcaccgatggattgtagtttcctcaggaagtcagtggtgtctcgaagatagctgggagtgctggtagcgtagggtctgaggagagagtctacataaccagacaagcctgatgttagggtgccaatgcctgagatgatggggcgtccaggatatccaggtttatggatcttgggtagcaaatagaatacccctggtcggggttctaggcatgtgtctgtacagatttgttcctgtgctttgtcagggagtttttttagcagatggtgtagtttctttaggtaatcctcagtgggatcagaggataatggcctgtagaatgtggtgttagagagctgtctagcagcctcctggtcatattccaatttattcatgatgacgacagcacctcctttgtcagcctttttgattatgatgtcagggttgtttctgaggctgtagatggcgttgtgttctgcatggctgaggttatgtggcaagtgatgttgcttttccacaatttcagcctttgcacgtcgacggaagcactctatgtagaaatccagtctgttgtttcgaccgtccggaggagtccacgcagaatccttttttttgtagtgctggtagggaggattctgtgggttagtatgctgttcagaggtatgttggaaatattctttgagtcggagacgtcgaaagtaggattctaggtcaccgcagaactgtatcatattcatgggtctggagggacaaaaggagaggccccgagataggacagactcttctgctgggctaagagtatagctggaaagattaacaatattgctgggtgggttaagggaactactgttgtggctgcttgtggcatgtagcagtttagatagtttagtgtcctttttcctttgtagagaggcaaagtttgtcttgtaaatgacttgtctagtttttgtaaagtctatccatgaggaagtttgtgtggaaggttggtttcttatgagagtatccagttctgagagctcattcttaatctttccctgtttgctgtataggatgctgatcaggtgatttcgcagtttctttgagagtgtgtgacacagtctctcagcatagtctgtgtgatatgtagattgtaatggattttttacctttagtccttttggtatgatgtccatctgcttgcatttggaaaggaagatgatgtctgtctgtatctgtacgagttttttcatgaggttgatggatttccactccatacggctaaatgcagtgccttgcataatgaaaggtttcagagtagcagccgtgttagtctgtatccgcaaaaagaagaacaggaggacttgtggcaccttagagactaacaaatttattatagcataagctttcgtggactacagcccacttcttcggatgcatatagaatggaacatatattgaggagatatatatacacacatacagagagcataaacaggtgggagttgtcttaccacctctgagaggccaattaattaagagaaaaaaaacttttgaagtgataatcaagctagcccagtacagacagacagttagataacaagtgtgagaatacttacaaggggagatagattcaatgtttgtaatggctcaaccattcccagtccttattcaaaccggagttgattgtgtctagtttgcatatcaattctagctcagcagtttctcgttggagtctgtttttgaagtttttctgttgtaatatagccacccgcaggtctgtcactgaatgaccagacaggttaaagtgttctcccactggtttttgagtattttgattcctgatgtcagatttgtgtccattaattcttttgcgtagagactgtccggtttggccaatgtacatggcagaggggcattgctggcacatgatggcatatatcacattggtagatgtgcaggtgaacgagcccctgatggtatggctgatgtgattaggtcctatgatgatgtcactggaatagatatgtggacagagttgacatcggggtttgttacaaggataggttcctgggttagtggttttgttcagtgatgtgtggttgctggtgagtatctgctgagctagaattgatatgcaaactagacacaatcaactccggtttgaataaggactgggaatggttgagccattacaaacattgaatctatctccccttgtaagtattctcacacttgttatctaactgtctgtctgtactgggctagcttgattatcacttcaaaagttttttttctcttaattaattggcctctcagaggtggtaagacaactcccacctgtttatgctctctgtatgtgtgtatatatatctcctcaatatatgttccattctatatgcatccgaagaagtgggctgtagtccacgaaagcttatgctctaataaatttgttagtctctaaggtgccacaagtcctcctgttcttctttttgcggatacagactaacacggctgctactctgaaacctgtctgagtcagagtgatcttgggagacaagaagtacctgcagaaaatcaatctcctcaccaaacctcacttttctaaagtaagtttagtcagcattgcgagtaggtttctgtttgttttgcttggtgagcTTTCCCTGTGTTAGAGGGAAgggttattcctgttttttctgtaactttaaggttttgtccagagggggaatccctctgagtttggaaattgagtaccctgtaaaatagttaccatcctgattttacagagatgattttaccttctttgttttaataaaatccttcttttaagaacctgactgttttctatggttttaaaacCTCGGGAGTCGGTTTTTAGATCAcggtgtaaccaattggttaggagattattctcaagcttcccaggaaagggggtgtacgggcttgagagggtattttggggggaaggggaacttcaagtggttcctttcccggattcctgtttaaaacacttgatggtggcagtgagagaagcatttctcagggtgcagggaattttgtaccttgggggttttaacctaagctggtagaaaaagcttaggagctcttcatgcgggtccccacgtctttaccctagagtttagagtggggagggaaccctgacaacttccatatcggtggttccaaatgagtagtttctaggtatgatcctgatgatttttcatacctggcccagagctttttacGGCATAAGTActgccctgtccctctgcagccaaGAGAACAAAAGACCCACACACCCAACACTTTACCCCAATTTGAGAGGGTACAGCTTCCTTActggttcccctggtcaggtgccaactcattttaagcttacctcttaactctttacagggaaggcagttagggtacagctgctaaggaggattctaTAGCTACTGAATGGTTGGGGTGCTACCCCCACTCATTTATCACAGAGGGGTTCCCAGATTTGTGGGTACAGCCTTTCAAAGCCCTCGAGGAAGGGAATGGACATTTCATGTGAAAAACCTGACTGACCACCCAGCAGGGGTAGAA comes from Chrysemys picta bellii isolate R12L10 unplaced genomic scaffold, ASM1138683v2 scaf15, whole genome shotgun sequence and encodes:
- the LOC135977697 gene encoding uncharacterized protein LOC135977697, which gives rise to MNMIQFCGDLESYFRRLRLKEYFQHTSEQHTNPQNPPYQHYKKKDSAWTPPDGRNNRLDFYIECFRRRAKAEIVEKQHHLPHNLSHAEHNAIYSLRNNPDIIIKKADKGGAVVIMNKLEYDQEAARQLSNTTFYRPLSSDPTEDYLKKLHHLLKKLPDKAQEQICTDTCLEPRPGVFYLLPKIHKPGYPGRPIISGIGTLTSGLSGYVDSLLRPYATSTPSYLRDTTDFLRKLQSIGDLPENTILATMDVEALYTNIPHKDGLQAIRNSIPDNVTANLVAELCDFVLTHNYFTFGDNIYLQVSGTAMGTRMAPQYANIFMADLEQRFLSSRPLTPLLYLRYIDDIFIIWTHGKEALEEFHHDFNNFHPTINLSLDQSTQAVHFLDATVLISDGHINTTLYRKPTDRYTYLHASSFHPGHTTRSIVYSQALRYNRICSNPSDRDKHLQDLYQAFLKLQYPPAEVKKQIDRARRVPRSHLLQDRPNKENNRTPLAVTFSPQLKPLQRIIRDLQPILKDDPLLSQILGDRPVLTYRQPPNLKQILTSNHTSLNKTTNPGTYPCNKPRCQLCPHIYSSDIIIGPNHISHTIRGSFTCTSTNVIYAIMCQQCPSAMYIGQTGQSLRKRINGHKSDIRNQNTQKPVGEHFNLSGHSVTDLRVAILQQKNFKNRLQRETAELELICKLDTINSGLNKDWEWLSHYKH